Proteins from one Niallia circulans genomic window:
- a CDS encoding protein-glutamate methylesterase/protein-glutamine glutaminase, which translates to MGKIKILIVDDSAFMRKLITDFLTEDSRMSVVGIARNGQDALKKIKELKPDVVTMDVEMPIMDGISALERIMKESPVPVIMLSSTTKVGAENTIQAMQIGAIDFIAKPSGAISLDLYKVKDELIEKVVSASKVKLSKLLISPVQEKKPISTRVSYSKIEPKEEKTVKKVDSKWNPASSKLIVLGTSTGGPRALQHVITKLPANINAPILIVQHMPAGFTQSLANRLNSLSEITVKEAEHGETIKNGIAYIAPGGYHLKVKSSGNSLVVELDQSTPVNGHRPSVDVMFESASELNNYDKLAVIMTGMGSDGTNGLIKLVNSGRVKSIAESKETSIVFGMPKAAIATNYVDEVQNVENIAQTIMKYV; encoded by the coding sequence GTGGGAAAAATTAAAATCTTAATTGTCGACGATTCGGCTTTTATGCGTAAGCTTATAACTGATTTTCTCACAGAAGACTCACGCATGTCGGTCGTTGGCATTGCCAGAAATGGACAAGATGCATTAAAAAAAATCAAGGAACTTAAACCCGATGTAGTTACAATGGACGTTGAGATGCCAATTATGGATGGCATAAGTGCGTTAGAACGGATTATGAAGGAAAGCCCAGTCCCTGTCATCATGCTTTCGAGCACAACGAAGGTAGGAGCGGAGAATACAATTCAAGCAATGCAAATCGGCGCCATTGATTTTATCGCTAAGCCATCTGGAGCGATATCTCTTGATTTATATAAGGTTAAGGATGAATTAATCGAAAAAGTAGTTTCAGCAAGTAAGGTAAAGCTGTCTAAACTCTTGATTTCTCCTGTGCAGGAAAAAAAACCTATTAGTACTAGAGTTAGTTATAGTAAAATAGAACCAAAAGAAGAAAAAACAGTCAAAAAAGTAGATTCAAAATGGAATCCTGCCTCAAGTAAACTTATCGTCTTAGGAACTTCAACAGGCGGACCAAGAGCATTACAGCATGTCATCACAAAATTGCCTGCAAACATTAATGCACCAATTTTAATTGTACAACACATGCCAGCAGGCTTTACTCAATCGCTTGCTAACAGGCTTAATTCTCTTTCAGAGATAACAGTTAAGGAAGCGGAACATGGGGAAACGATAAAGAACGGGATAGCTTATATAGCTCCAGGGGGATATCACTTAAAAGTAAAATCCTCTGGGAACAGCCTTGTAGTTGAACTAGACCAATCGACCCCTGTAAATGGTCATAGACCTAGTGTAGATGTAATGTTTGAATCGGCAAGTGAATTAAATAACTATGACAAGCTTGCGGTTATTATGACTGGAATGGGTTCAGACGGAACAAATGGGCTTATCAAGCTTGTAAACTCTGGACGAGTCAAGTCCATTGCAGAATCGAAGGAAACATCCATCGTTTTTGGAATGCCAAAGGCTGCCATTGCAACAAATTATGTAGATGAAGTCCAAAATGTAGAAAATATTGCACAAACAATAATGAAGTATGTATAA
- the frr gene encoding ribosome recycling factor: protein MPKQVISSTKERMDKAIQSYSRELASIRAGRANAALLDRISVDYYGAPTPINQVAGISVPEARLLVIQPYDKSILGDIEKAILKSDIGLNPTNDGSIIRLSIPMLTEERRKELVKNVKKESEEAKIAIRNIRRDGNDDLKKLEKNGDITEDALRGFSDDIQKLTDEYISKVDALTKEKEKEILEV from the coding sequence ATGCCGAAGCAAGTTATTTCAAGTACAAAGGAAAGAATGGATAAAGCAATTCAAAGTTACTCTCGTGAGCTTGCAAGTATCCGTGCAGGAAGAGCTAATGCTGCCCTTCTTGACAGAATTTCTGTAGATTATTATGGTGCTCCAACACCAATTAACCAAGTAGCTGGAATCAGCGTTCCTGAAGCAAGACTTCTTGTTATTCAACCATATGATAAATCCATCTTAGGTGACATTGAAAAAGCAATCTTGAAGTCTGATATTGGTTTAAATCCAACGAATGACGGTAGCATCATTCGCTTGTCTATCCCAATGCTTACAGAAGAACGTCGTAAAGAGCTTGTGAAAAACGTCAAAAAAGAATCTGAAGAGGCAAAAATTGCGATTCGTAACATCCGCAGAGACGGAAATGATGATTTGAAGAAGCTTGAAAAGAATGGTGACATTACGGAAGATGCACTTCGCGGTTTCAGTGATGACATTCAAAAGTTAACAGATGAATATATCAGTAAAGTTGATGCATTGACTAAAGAAAAAGAAAAAGAAATTTTAGAGGTATAA
- a CDS encoding MinD/ParA family protein, protein MTDQAAMLRKRFEQFHNPKKQRTLAVVSGKGGVGKSNFSLNFSLSLKLKGYSVLLIDMDIGMGNVDILMGSQPAFSIVDYFKNNASFSDIIHTGTGGIDFIAGGSGLTDFLDMGENQLARFFQEFESHLSNYDYILFDMGAGISTDTLHFILSVDDVIVLTTPEPTSITDAYAAMKFIHLQKDDIPFYVVVNRTISILDGKETYQKLKNVVGRFLERDIINLGAIPDDQNVAKAVRKQVPFIIFNENSQASKALSEIADRYCKQEFADPQENKKPFMAKLKRLLFER, encoded by the coding sequence ATGACAGATCAGGCGGCAATGCTGAGAAAAAGATTCGAACAGTTTCATAACCCCAAAAAGCAAAGAACATTAGCCGTTGTTAGCGGAAAGGGAGGAGTTGGGAAATCAAATTTCTCGTTAAATTTCTCTTTATCGCTGAAATTGAAAGGTTATTCTGTTCTTTTAATAGACATGGATATCGGGATGGGTAATGTTGATATATTAATGGGATCACAGCCAGCCTTTTCTATTGTTGATTACTTTAAAAATAACGCATCCTTTTCAGACATTATCCATACTGGTACTGGTGGAATTGACTTTATTGCAGGAGGTTCAGGTCTAACTGATTTTCTTGATATGGGGGAAAATCAGCTTGCAAGATTTTTTCAGGAATTTGAAAGTCATCTTAGCAATTATGACTATATATTATTTGATATGGGGGCGGGTATAAGTACTGATACCCTTCATTTCATCCTTTCTGTCGATGATGTGATTGTATTAACTACACCTGAGCCTACTTCTATAACAGATGCATATGCTGCAATGAAGTTTATTCACCTGCAAAAAGACGATATCCCTTTTTACGTTGTTGTTAATAGAACAATTAGTATTCTTGATGGCAAAGAAACCTACCAGAAATTAAAAAACGTCGTAGGTCGATTTTTGGAACGGGATATTATTAATCTTGGTGCGATACCAGACGATCAGAATGTTGCCAAAGCAGTTAGGAAACAAGTTCCATTCATTATTTTTAATGAAAATTCTCAAGCCTCTAAAGCTTTGTCAGAAATAGCCGATAGATACTGTAAACAAGAGTTTGCAGACCCTCAAGAAAACAAAAAGCCGTTCATGGCAAAATTGAAGAGGCTGCTGTTTGAAAGGTAG
- a CDS encoding chemotaxis protein CheA: protein MEMSQYLEVFIEESKEHLQTCNEQLLELEKNPENLQIVNEIFRSAHTLKGMSATMGYEDLASLTHQMENVLDAIRNEKISVTPEVLDVIFLAVDDLEAMVESIASGGDGKRNVEDVVRKLVAIESGEAFVETAANQTATAVAEVPLAGSSYDEFEITVMQQSKEQGFNTYEIEISLSQNCLLKAARVFMIFEALESLGEVIKSNPPVEELEEEKFEYSFMVTIISKEEPSTIEAKIMKVSEVEKVTVNSFSASELSVEEEAEEAAAPQVQESSAVQPAAAPKKEEEKPAVVAKQSSKTIRVNIERLDILMNLFEELVIDRGRLDQISQDLQVQELHETVERMSRITGDLQNIILNMRMVPVETVFNRFPRMVRQLARDLNKKINLEIIGAETELDRTVIDEIGDPLVHLIRNALDHGVESPEVRRANGKNEEGTVVLRAYHSGNHVFIELEDDGAGINKEKVLQKALSKGIITQETANSLTDSQIAELILASGFSTADKISDISGRGVGLDVVKSTIESLGGTITIDSQEGKGSLFSIQLPLTLSIISVMLVEIQQEKYAIPLSSIIETAIVNKQDVLQAHNQTVIDFRGKVVPLLFLKDIFEVPETKEEEEFYSVVIVRKGEKLAGFVVDSFIGQQEVVLKSLGNYLANAFAISGATILGDGQVALIVDCNALIK, encoded by the coding sequence ATGGAGATGAGCCAGTATTTAGAAGTTTTTATTGAAGAAAGCAAGGAGCATTTGCAAACATGTAACGAGCAATTACTGGAATTAGAAAAAAATCCAGAAAACCTGCAAATTGTTAACGAGATATTTCGTTCTGCTCATACATTAAAAGGTATGTCTGCAACAATGGGATACGAAGATCTTGCGAGCCTTACCCACCAGATGGAGAATGTTCTTGATGCAATTAGAAACGAGAAAATTTCTGTAACACCTGAAGTGTTAGATGTTATCTTCCTTGCAGTAGATGACCTAGAAGCAATGGTAGAATCGATTGCAAGCGGTGGTGACGGAAAAAGAAATGTAGAGGATGTAGTGAGGAAACTAGTTGCAATCGAAAGCGGAGAAGCATTTGTGGAAACAGCTGCTAATCAAACGGCAACTGCTGTAGCAGAAGTACCTCTAGCTGGAAGCAGCTATGATGAATTCGAAATTACTGTTATGCAGCAATCAAAAGAACAAGGCTTCAACACATATGAAATTGAGATTTCATTAAGTCAAAACTGTCTGCTAAAAGCAGCAAGGGTATTCATGATTTTTGAAGCATTGGAATCATTAGGTGAAGTGATTAAATCAAATCCACCTGTTGAGGAATTGGAAGAAGAAAAGTTTGAGTATTCTTTCATGGTTACCATTATATCTAAGGAAGAGCCTAGTACGATTGAAGCGAAAATTATGAAGGTATCTGAAGTAGAAAAAGTAACTGTAAATAGCTTCTCTGCTTCTGAGTTGAGTGTAGAGGAAGAGGCGGAAGAAGCAGCTGCTCCACAAGTTCAAGAAAGCTCCGCTGTTCAACCTGCTGCAGCACCGAAAAAAGAAGAGGAAAAGCCTGCTGTTGTGGCAAAGCAATCAAGCAAAACAATCAGGGTTAACATTGAACGCCTTGATATATTAATGAATCTGTTTGAGGAGCTAGTCATTGACAGAGGAAGACTAGACCAAATCTCACAAGACCTTCAGGTTCAAGAGCTCCATGAAACGGTTGAGAGAATGTCAAGAATCACTGGGGACCTTCAAAACATTATTTTAAATATGAGAATGGTGCCGGTTGAGACTGTATTTAATCGATTCCCTCGTATGGTCAGACAGCTAGCGAGAGATTTGAACAAAAAAATCAATCTTGAGATAATTGGCGCAGAAACAGAATTGGATAGAACAGTCATCGATGAAATTGGTGACCCTCTTGTCCATCTTATAAGAAATGCTTTGGATCATGGGGTTGAGTCTCCAGAAGTCAGAAGAGCTAATGGTAAAAATGAAGAAGGAACGGTAGTACTTAGAGCTTATCATAGTGGAAACCATGTATTTATCGAGCTTGAGGACGATGGTGCTGGAATCAACAAAGAAAAAGTACTTCAAAAGGCATTAAGCAAAGGAATTATCACACAAGAAACAGCTAATAGCTTAACTGATTCACAAATTGCGGAGTTAATCCTAGCATCCGGCTTCTCAACAGCAGATAAAATTTCTGATATTTCTGGCCGTGGTGTTGGTCTTGATGTTGTGAAAAGCACGATTGAATCTCTTGGCGGAACAATAACGATTGATTCGCAGGAAGGAAAAGGTTCCTTATTCTCTATTCAGTTGCCATTAACACTTTCTATCATTTCTGTGATGCTTGTGGAAATCCAGCAGGAAAAATATGCGATTCCTTTATCATCTATTATTGAAACAGCAATCGTTAACAAGCAGGACGTGCTTCAAGCACATAACCAAACAGTAATAGATTTCCGTGGCAAAGTAGTCCCTCTTCTATTCTTGAAGGATATCTTTGAGGTTCCAGAAACGAAAGAAGAAGAAGAGTTCTATTCAGTTGTCATTGTTAGAAAAGGTGAGAAGCTCGCAGGCTTCGTTGTTGATTCCTTTATCGGCCAGCAAGAAGTCGTATTAAAATCACTCGGAAATTATTTAGCTAATGCATTTGCAATTTCTGGTGCTACAATATTAGGTGATGGACAAGTAGCCTTAATCGTTGATTGCAACGCTTTGATTAAATAA
- the flhF gene encoding flagellar biosynthesis protein FlhF, with protein sequence MKIKKYIAVSMPEAMKQIRAELGNNAVILQSKIIYTGGFLGMFKKRNIEVLAAIDPDLNTSRPPQEKPMPAPIPAPKLLPKVERNLDFEGKKELQKSPVPANEDIMKQLASMNQHIQKMSESGKLQMELPIQLQTVMDSIVSQDLDADIQSKLTAKLLERWYIAGANSPVEEVYDWAEDFLYEEMEQYNFGELALKKKFINVIGPTGVGKTTTLAKMAAEFMMKHQKKIGFITTDTYRIAAIDQLKTYATILNVPIEVCYNLEDFEKATKSLADCDIILVDTAGRNFRNQQYVQDLKEVVDYNSDMETLLVLSLTAKQKDMEEIYQQFSSIHIDQFIFTKLDETSTSGAMINLVVKYQKGVAYVTTGQNVPDDIMPADPRQIAKRIIEVD encoded by the coding sequence ATGAAAATAAAAAAATATATTGCAGTTAGCATGCCAGAAGCAATGAAGCAAATCAGGGCAGAATTAGGTAATAATGCGGTGATTTTACAATCGAAAATTATTTACACCGGCGGGTTCTTAGGAATGTTCAAAAAAAGAAATATTGAAGTGCTTGCGGCAATAGATCCTGATTTGAACACTTCAAGGCCACCACAAGAAAAGCCGATGCCCGCACCAATTCCCGCACCGAAGTTATTACCGAAAGTGGAGCGTAATCTTGATTTTGAAGGAAAGAAGGAGCTACAAAAGTCTCCTGTACCTGCAAATGAAGACATCATGAAGCAGCTCGCGAGCATGAATCAACATATTCAAAAAATGTCTGAAAGCGGTAAGTTACAAATGGAGCTGCCAATCCAGCTGCAAACAGTAATGGACAGTATAGTGAGTCAAGACCTTGATGCAGATATTCAGTCAAAGCTGACAGCAAAGCTTTTGGAAAGATGGTATATAGCAGGGGCAAACAGCCCAGTGGAAGAAGTTTACGACTGGGCTGAGGACTTTCTTTATGAAGAGATGGAGCAATATAATTTTGGGGAGCTTGCGCTTAAGAAAAAATTTATAAACGTAATTGGGCCAACTGGTGTCGGAAAAACAACGACATTAGCTAAAATGGCAGCAGAGTTTATGATGAAGCATCAGAAAAAGATAGGATTTATTACAACAGATACATACCGTATCGCCGCTATTGATCAGCTGAAAACATACGCTACAATCTTAAATGTTCCAATTGAGGTTTGTTATAACTTGGAGGATTTTGAAAAGGCAACAAAAAGCCTGGCAGATTGCGATATTATTCTTGTGGATACTGCAGGAAGAAACTTCCGTAACCAACAATATGTTCAAGATTTGAAAGAAGTGGTCGATTATAATAGTGATATGGAAACATTGCTTGTTTTATCACTGACTGCTAAACAAAAAGACATGGAAGAAATTTATCAGCAATTTTCTTCCATTCATATCGATCAGTTTATATTTACAAAATTAGATGAAACTTCAACATCTGGAGCAATGATCAATCTTGTGGTCAAATATCAAAAGGGTGTGGCTTATGTGACTACAGGACAAAATGTTCCTGACGATATAATGCCAGCAGATCCCCGACAAATAGCAAAAAGGATAATAGAGGTCGATTAA
- the pyrH gene encoding UMP kinase produces MSNPKYKRVVLKLSGEALAGEAGFGINPTVIKEVAEQVKEIAELGVEAAVVVGGGNIWRGKIGEEMGMDRANADYMGMLATIMNSLALQDSLEQMGIETRVQTSIDMRQIAEPYIRRRAIRHLEKKRVVIFAAGTGNPYFSTDTTAALRAAEIEAEVILMAKNNVDGVYSADPRVDKEATKYDELTYFDVIKDGLAVMDSTASSLCMDNDIPLIVFSITDDGNIKRAVMGEKIGTLVRGKK; encoded by the coding sequence ATGAGTAATCCAAAATATAAACGTGTTGTTCTAAAATTGAGTGGGGAAGCATTAGCTGGAGAAGCGGGCTTTGGTATTAATCCTACAGTTATCAAAGAGGTAGCAGAGCAAGTAAAAGAAATTGCTGAACTAGGTGTCGAAGCAGCAGTAGTTGTTGGCGGCGGTAATATCTGGAGAGGTAAAATCGGTGAGGAAATGGGCATGGACAGAGCAAATGCTGATTATATGGGCATGCTTGCCACAATCATGAACTCTTTAGCCCTGCAGGACAGTTTAGAACAAATGGGCATTGAAACACGTGTGCAAACATCAATTGATATGAGACAAATAGCTGAACCCTACATCAGAAGACGTGCCATTCGTCACCTTGAGAAAAAACGTGTCGTGATATTTGCGGCAGGTACAGGAAATCCATACTTCTCAACTGATACTACTGCTGCTTTAAGAGCTGCAGAAATCGAAGCAGAAGTTATCTTGATGGCGAAAAACAATGTAGATGGTGTTTACTCAGCAGATCCAAGAGTAGACAAAGAGGCAACAAAGTATGATGAGCTGACATATTTTGATGTGATTAAGGATGGACTTGCTGTCATGGATTCAACCGCATCATCCCTATGTATGGACAATGATATTCCACTAATCGTATTTTCAATTACGGATGATGGAAACATTAAAAGAGCAGTTATGGGTGAAAAAATTGGAACATTAGTAAGGGGGAAAAAATAA
- the tsf gene encoding translation elongation factor Ts, with protein sequence MAVTAQMVKELREKTGAGMMDCKKALTETNGDIEKAIDFLREKGIASAAKKADRIAAEGTTYIAVEGNEAVILEVNSETDFVAKNEGFQVLVKELAAHLLNNKPATVEEATAQHITEGTTVEAHINTAMAKIGEKLSLRRFEIKSKTDSDAFGAYLHMGGRIGVLTVLEGSTDDAAAKDIAMHIAALNPKYVSRDQVSQEEVEHEREVLTQQALNEGKPENIVAKMVEGRLGKYFEDVCVLDQTFVKNPDQKVRQFVESKGATLREFVRYEVGEGIEKREDNFAEEVMNQVNKK encoded by the coding sequence ATGGCTGTAACAGCTCAAATGGTTAAAGAACTTCGTGAAAAAACTGGTGCTGGAATGATGGATTGTAAAAAAGCACTAACTGAAACAAATGGTGATATCGAAAAAGCGATCGATTTCCTACGTGAAAAAGGTATCGCTAGCGCTGCTAAAAAAGCAGACCGTATCGCTGCAGAAGGTACTACTTACATCGCTGTTGAAGGTAACGAAGCAGTAATCCTTGAAGTTAACTCAGAAACAGACTTTGTTGCTAAAAACGAAGGTTTCCAAGTACTTGTTAAAGAACTTGCAGCACATCTTCTAAACAACAAACCTGCTACTGTTGAAGAAGCTACTGCTCAACATATTACAGAAGGAACAACTGTAGAAGCACACATCAATACTGCTATGGCTAAAATTGGTGAAAAACTTTCATTGCGCCGTTTTGAAATCAAATCAAAAACAGATAGCGATGCTTTTGGTGCTTACCTTCACATGGGCGGACGCATTGGTGTTCTTACAGTATTAGAAGGATCTACTGATGACGCTGCTGCTAAAGATATTGCTATGCATATCGCTGCACTTAACCCTAAATACGTTTCTCGTGACCAAGTTTCTCAAGAAGAAGTTGAGCACGAAAGAGAAGTATTAACACAACAAGCACTTAACGAAGGAAAACCTGAAAACATCGTTGCGAAAATGGTTGAAGGCCGCCTTGGCAAATACTTCGAAGACGTTTGTGTTCTTGACCAAACTTTCGTTAAAAACCCAGACCAAAAGGTTCGTCAATTCGTTGAATCTAAAGGTGCAACTTTACGTGAATTCGTTCGCTATGAAGTAGGAGAAGGAATCGAAAAACGTGAAGATAACTTTGCTGAAGAAGTTATGAACCAAGTTAACAAAAAATAA
- a CDS encoding FliA/WhiG family RNA polymerase sigma factor — protein sequence MANETTLEEKNAWEMWITDRDTDACNTLIKKYMPLVSFHVQRISVGLPKSVSREELNSLGMIGLYDALERFDPKRDLKFDTYASFRIRGSIIDGLRKEDWLSRGTREKTKKIESTIEKLEQKMMRNVTVQEIADELDLSTDEVYSTMNEHFFANVLSIDEQLNESDEKEGPTFAIRDNKTEIPEEKVMKDELIQEMASMIETLNDKEQLVLSLFYKEELTLTEIGQVMNLSTSRISQIHSKAIYKLRHSLEKVI from the coding sequence ATGGCAAATGAGACGACATTAGAGGAGAAGAATGCATGGGAGATGTGGATTACAGATAGGGACACAGATGCATGCAATACGTTAATTAAAAAGTATATGCCGCTTGTTAGTTTTCACGTCCAGCGCATCTCTGTAGGTCTTCCTAAAAGCGTCTCAAGAGAAGAGTTGAACAGTTTAGGCATGATTGGACTTTATGATGCACTTGAAAGATTTGATCCAAAGCGTGACCTGAAATTTGACACATATGCGTCTTTTCGCATCAGAGGAAGCATTATTGACGGTTTGAGAAAGGAAGACTGGCTTTCAAGAGGTACTCGCGAAAAGACAAAGAAAATTGAGTCAACTATTGAAAAGCTTGAACAGAAAATGATGAGAAACGTAACAGTTCAAGAAATAGCGGATGAATTAGATTTATCCACTGACGAAGTATACTCAACAATGAATGAGCACTTCTTTGCCAACGTCCTTTCGATTGATGAGCAGCTGAATGAGTCGGACGAGAAGGAAGGTCCAACATTTGCAATCAGAGACAATAAAACGGAAATACCGGAAGAGAAAGTGATGAAAGACGAATTGATTCAGGAAATGGCGTCCATGATAGAAACTTTGAATGATAAAGAGCAGCTTGTCCTTAGCTTATTTTATAAAGAAGAACTGACATTAACAGAAATTGGCCAAGTGATGAACCTATCTACTTCCCGTATTTCCCAAATTCATTCAAAGGCAATCTATAAACTAAGACATTCTTTAGAGAAGGTAATATAG
- the rpsB gene encoding 30S ribosomal protein S2: protein MSVISMKQLLEAGVHFGHQTRRWNPKMKKFIFTERNGIYIIDLQKTVKKVEEAYNYVKELAGNGGTVLFVGTKKQAQDSVKEEAIRSGQYYVNQRWLGGTLTNFETIQKRIARLKDIERMSEDGTFEVLPKKEVVQLNKELERLEKFLGGIKDMKKMPDALFIVDPRKERIAVAEAHKLNIPIVGIVDTNCDPDEIDVVIPANDDAIRAVKLLTAKMADAILEAKQGEEVTTA, encoded by the coding sequence ATGTCAGTAATCTCAATGAAACAATTGCTTGAAGCTGGTGTACACTTCGGTCACCAGACTCGCCGTTGGAACCCAAAAATGAAAAAATTCATTTTCACGGAGCGTAACGGTATCTACATCATCGACCTTCAAAAAACAGTTAAAAAGGTTGAAGAAGCTTATAACTATGTGAAAGAACTTGCTGGTAACGGCGGAACTGTTCTTTTCGTAGGAACTAAAAAACAAGCGCAAGATTCAGTTAAAGAAGAAGCTATCCGTTCTGGTCAATACTATGTTAACCAACGCTGGTTGGGTGGAACTTTAACAAACTTCGAAACAATCCAAAAACGTATTGCTCGTTTGAAAGATATCGAAAGAATGTCTGAAGACGGTACTTTTGAAGTGCTTCCTAAAAAAGAAGTAGTTCAATTGAACAAAGAGCTTGAGCGCTTGGAAAAATTCTTGGGCGGAATCAAAGACATGAAAAAAATGCCAGATGCATTGTTCATTGTAGATCCACGCAAAGAGCGCATTGCAGTTGCTGAAGCGCATAAATTGAATATTCCAATCGTTGGAATTGTTGATACAAACTGTGATCCAGACGAAATTGATGTTGTTATTCCTGCGAATGACGACGCAATCCGTGCTGTGAAACTATTAACTGCAAAAATGGCAGATGCTATTCTTGAAGCTAAACAAGGCGAAGAAGTAACAACTGCTTAA
- a CDS encoding chemotaxis protein CheD → MTEQATVVKVGIADMNTVKAPELIRTSGLGSCVGIVLYDERRSIAGLAHIMLPDSSLSKSGPVNIAKFADTAITELVNKLGKLGASKFSLKAKIAGGAQMFQFSGTSDVMRIGPRNVEAVKKALNTQNIKIWAEDVGGNSGRTIEFNPATHELMIRTVNKGTHII, encoded by the coding sequence ATGACTGAACAAGCTACTGTAGTGAAGGTTGGAATTGCGGATATGAACACAGTCAAAGCACCGGAATTAATAAGGACTTCCGGGCTTGGATCTTGTGTTGGGATCGTTTTATATGATGAGAGAAGGTCTATTGCAGGTTTAGCTCATATCATGCTTCCCGATTCATCATTAAGCAAGAGTGGTCCTGTCAATATTGCTAAATTTGCAGATACAGCCATCACGGAGCTAGTAAATAAGTTAGGAAAACTGGGGGCAAGTAAGTTTTCCTTAAAGGCAAAAATTGCTGGTGGAGCACAAATGTTTCAATTTAGTGGAACCAGTGATGTCATGAGAATTGGTCCTCGTAATGTTGAGGCGGTCAAGAAGGCATTAAATACACAAAACATTAAGATTTGGGCAGAAGATGTCGGCGGCAACAGCGGAAGAACAATCGAGTTTAATCCAGCAACACATGAACTTATGATTCGTACTGTTAATAAAGGTACACATATTATATAA
- a CDS encoding chemotaxis protein CheW: MVESVSTEVKLIIFELKGKEYAIPVNDVRSIEKIMHITRIPNIAPFVKGVINLRGVVTPIIDLRRRFDLEEIAHTDQTRIIIIAIEDMEVGLIVDAANDVVDVDSGDFEPAPEVVGGQEVDYISGVVKVDKRLLILVNLERVFDREELKKYARSEL; this comes from the coding sequence ATGGTAGAATCGGTTTCAACAGAAGTAAAACTGATTATTTTCGAACTGAAGGGAAAAGAGTATGCAATTCCTGTAAATGATGTAAGATCAATTGAAAAAATCATGCACATTACGAGAATTCCTAACATTGCTCCATTTGTTAAAGGGGTAATAAACCTGCGCGGTGTCGTAACACCAATCATTGATTTACGCAGACGCTTTGATTTGGAGGAGATTGCACATACGGATCAGACTCGTATTATTATCATTGCGATTGAGGACATGGAAGTAGGGTTGATTGTTGACGCTGCAAACGATGTTGTCGATGTGGATTCTGGTGATTTTGAGCCTGCTCCAGAAGTTGTTGGTGGTCAGGAAGTTGATTACATCAGTGGTGTTGTAAAGGTAGACAAGCGTTTACTTATCCTAGTTAACTTAGAAAGAGTGTTTGATCGCGAAGAATTAAAAAAATATGCTAGAAGTGAACTTTAA
- a CDS encoding chemotaxis protein CheC, with amino-acid sequence MGFTDKITSLHLDILREIGNIGAGNAATALSKLLNKKIDMKVPNVEIVSFDEMMDMAGGSDNIAAGVFLRIEGDAPGSMFFMLPIEQATNFIRDMIGDETAQLSEPYDELSLSALQELGNILSGSYLSALSDFTNLSLYPSVPALAIDMVGAIVSYGLIELSQVSDYAIVINTALNEDDKSLSEMVKGHFFLLPDPESFHTLFESLGVKLDD; translated from the coding sequence ATGGGCTTTACAGATAAGATTACTTCGCTTCATCTTGATATATTAAGGGAGATTGGAAATATTGGAGCAGGCAATGCTGCTACAGCACTCTCCAAACTCCTTAATAAAAAAATCGATATGAAAGTTCCCAATGTGGAAATAGTATCCTTCGATGAAATGATGGATATGGCAGGAGGGTCTGACAATATTGCAGCAGGAGTATTTCTTAGAATTGAAGGAGATGCTCCTGGCAGTATGTTCTTTATGCTGCCAATTGAACAAGCGACGAATTTTATCAGAGACATGATAGGTGACGAGACAGCTCAATTGTCTGAACCATATGATGAACTTTCCTTATCTGCTTTACAGGAGCTTGGCAATATATTGTCAGGGTCTTATTTGTCCGCATTGTCGGATTTTACCAATCTATCTTTATATCCATCTGTTCCTGCACTTGCAATTGATATGGTCGGAGCAATTGTAAGCTATGGGTTGATTGAGCTATCACAAGTCAGCGACTATGCAATTGTCATCAACACTGCCCTCAATGAAGATGATAAATCACTTTCTGAAATGGTTAAGGGTCATTTTTTCCTTCTCCCAGACCCAGAGTCCTTTCATACCTTGTTTGAATCATTGGGAGTGAAGCTGGATGACTGA